The Setaria viridis chromosome 2, Setaria_viridis_v4.0, whole genome shotgun sequence DNA window CAAGGAAACGCAGCTGCCAACACACAAAGTACAAAACCTGCAGTCGATACCACAAAAGCGCTCAGCAAATTGACATCCAGAGTTTCGAGACCAAAACATTGCACGATCGAGTTCTTACCAGTGCTGTCAGTAACACCAGCACGTAGCCCCGAGGATAACGGCAGTAACACGAGCCAGCCAGCCGTAAACCAAGTGACAAGCAAGCAAAACAAACGCAAGCAGGTTGGAGCCGCGCGCAGGGACCTCCGGCGCAACAGAGTAAACAACTCGGCCGTCTCGCCAATGGACGCGCGTGCggacagccgccctcctccctttCGTCTCCCCGCGcccgtcgtcttcctccgcgtCCCTTTCGCCTCGACTAGACATCCACGGCGCGCACCAAATACGTACATATATATGGAGCGAAAGCTCACCTCAGCTGCAGGCTAGCAGTTGGTACCCGGACAAGATTCCTCATCAGAaggctcttcttcttcttcttcttgttcaggcagggtcgtcgtcgtccttctcTTTCGAGTGTCAAAGCAGGAGTAGTGTTGTTGAGGATGCAGCGGCACACGGGGCGGGACATGTGGGACGTGGAGGAGTGCCAGAGCCCGCGCATGGGCAGCGTCATcctcggcgtcgacggcggcgccagcAACACCGTCTGCGTCTGCATCCCCGCCGCCATGCCATTCAACGACCCGCTCCCCGTCCTCTCCCGCACCGTCGCAGGCTGCTCCAACCACAACTCCGTCGGAGGTAACACCATCTGCACTCACTCACTGATCATCAGTGATCAAGTAAACAATTCTGTGGAAGTTTCTTTGTTGGTTAAAAAAGATGCACAAGTAGTAAAAAAAGTTgctgtttcctttttcttgttcgGATTGGTCAGAGGACAGGGCAAGGGAGACCTTGGAGAGAGTGATGTCACAGGCGCTGCTCAAGGCGCGCCGAAGACGATCAAACGTCTGCGCCGTCTGTTTGGCCGTAGCAGGCGTAAACCATCCAATCGATCAGGAGAGAATGCTGGATTGGCTCAGGTCTGTCCACGTCCAACATAACCAATTCAGTCAGTTGTCAGCTGAAAACTGCAGTCTCGCTTCAGTAGTAAAACTCTGAAACTGAATGTAACCAAACAcctctcttttttatttcaggGAGATTTTTCCAAGCCATGTCAAGCTATTTGTCGAGAACGACGCGGTGGCAGCATTAGCAAGTGGAACCATGGGCAAGCTCCACGGATGTGTGCTGATTGCAGGGACAGGGACGATAGCTTATGGGTTCACCAGTGATGGCAGGGAAGCCCGAGCAGCAGGTGCAGGGCCGGTTCTAGGTGACTGGGGCAGGTGAGTGAAGAGGATTATGTTTTCTAATGTATGACAGTAACATTTACAAGAGAACTGAATTGGTTTGTGGAAGCGGATTCTTGTCTATCTACTCTGTCTCTGTGTGGCTGCTATTGGTGAATTTGTTTGACCTGTTTATGTGGC harbors:
- the LOC117845045 gene encoding uncharacterized protein isoform X1 codes for the protein MQRHTGRDMWDVEECQSPRMGSVILGVDGGASNTVCVCIPAAMPFNDPLPVLSRTVAGCSNHNSVGEDRARETLERVMSQALLKARRRRSNVCAVCLAVAGVNHPIDQERMLDWLREIFPSHVKLFVENDAVAALASGTMGKLHGCVLIAGTGTIAYGFTSDGREARAAGAGPVLGDWGSGYGISAQAMTAVVRAYDGRGPETVLTNNILDFLGLASPDELIGWTYEDQSWARIADLLPVVVESAESGDEVANKILHNSVGELASSVKAVVQRLQLGGEDGKHPFPLVMVGKVLEANKRWDIGKEVIDCVTKNYPGAYPIHPKVEPAVGAALLAWNAIASELDGDIRNVQ
- the LOC117845045 gene encoding uncharacterized protein isoform X2; the protein is MQRHTGRDMWDVEECQSPRMGSVILGVDGGASNTVCVCIPAAMPFNDPLPVLSRTVAGCSNHNSVGEDRARETLERVMSQALLKARRRRSNVCAVCLAVAGVNHPIDQERMLDWLREIFPSHVKLFVENDAVAALASGTMGKLHGCVLIAGTGTIAYGFTSDGREARAAGAGPVLGDWGSGYGISAQAMTAVVRAYDGRGPETVLTNNILDFLGLASPDELIGWTYEDQSWARIADLLPVVVESAESGDEVANKILHNSVGELASSVKAVVQRLQLGGEDGKHPFPLVMVGKVLEANKRWDIGKEVIDCVTKNYPGGTSSWCSIISMECYSKRIRW